The following are encoded together in the Phaseolus vulgaris cultivar G19833 chromosome 9, P. vulgaris v2.0, whole genome shotgun sequence genome:
- the LOC137821791 gene encoding U-box domain-containing protein 27-like — translation MVRARDDLCINVPTFFKCPISLDVMKSPVSLCTGVTYDRSSIQRWLDAGNNTCPATMQLLQTKDFVPNRTLQSLIQIWSDSLRHSTVPHPLLSPDQVLPTVAQLETHSLCSASLTKLLHFARDSHHNKLFLAKLEGFVNQLLRFLDNVDGGLVASANTQFLQQVVILLGLILDSVEDRDGLRNSLLKGNKQSLDSLLLVLQRGCCESRIASARVLQFIAADAESKILIAEKEGVVAELLKSAAPEKDPALVEAALASLVAISTPKRNKLKLVSLGAVKALSRLLAEAKLGAAAVEKVLKLVETASSTREGRKEICEDAACVAAVLSKVLKVSSVATEHAVTTLWSVCYLFRDRKAQEAVTQANGLTKILLLMQSNCAPQVRQMCTDLLKIFRVNSKSCLSCYDTKTTHIMPF, via the coding sequence ATGGTAAGAGCCAGAGACGATCTATGCATCAACGTTCCCACTTTCTTCAAGTGCCCTATTTCTCTTGATGTTATGAAATCACCTGTCAGCCTCTGCACCGGGGTCACCTACGACCGCTCCAGCATCCAACGCTGGCTCGACGCCGGCAACAACACCTGCCCCGCAACCATGCAACTTCTCCAAACAAAGGACTTCGTTCCCAACCGAACTTTACAAAGCCTCATTCAGATCTGGTCCGATTCCCTTCGCCACTCAACCGTTCCGCACCCCCTCCTCTCCCCGGACCAGGTCCTCCCAACCGTCGCTCAATTGGAAACTCACTCTCTCTGCTCCGCTTCGCTCACCAAACTGCTCCACTTCGCCAGAGATTCTCACCATAACAAACTCTTCCTTGCCAAACTAGAAGGCTTCGTCAACCAACTGCTTCGTTTCCTCGACAATGTCGACGGAGGACTCGTCGCCAGTGCTAATACTCAATTTCTCCAACAAGTCGTCATTCTGTTAGGTCTGATTCTTGATAGCGTCGAAGATCGCGATGGATTGAGAAACTCTTTGCTCAAAGGAAACAAACAAAGCCTAGATTCTCTGCTTCTCGTTCTGCAACGAGGATGCTGCGAATCGAGAATCGCCTCCGCTAGGGTTCTGCAATTCATCGCCGCGGACGCGGAGTCGAAGATTTTAATCGCGGAGAAGGAAGGCGTGGTGGCCGAGTTGCTGAAGTCGGCGGCGCCGGAGAAAGATCCGGCGCTGGTCGAGGCCGCGCTGGCGAGCCTGGTCGCGATTTCGACGCCGAAGCGGAACAAGCTGAAGCTGGTGAGTCTCGGCGCGGTGAAGGCGCTGTCGAGGCTGTTGGCGGAGGCGAAGCTGGGCGCGGCGGCGGTGGAGAAGGTGCTTAAGCTGGTGGAGACGGCGTCGTCGACGAGGGAGGGGCGGAAGGAGATATGCGAGGACGCAGCGTGCGTGGCGGCGGTGCTGAGCAAGGTTCTGAAGGTGTCGAGCGTGGCGACGGAGCATGCGGTGACGACACTGTGGAGCGTGTGCTACCTGTTTCGCGATCGCAAGGCGCAGGAGGCAGTGACTCAGGCCAATGGCTTGACCAAGATTCTGCTGCTGATGCAGAGCAATTGTGCGCCGCAAGTGCGCCAAATGTGCACCGATTTGCTCAAGATTTTTCGGGTGAACTCCAAGTCATGCCTCTCCTGCTATGACACCAAGACCACGCATATCATGCCGTTTTGA